In Pseudomonadota bacterium, the following are encoded in one genomic region:
- a CDS encoding glutathione S-transferase family protein: MLTLYFDPGTSSMAPHIALNEIGQPFERRPISLAKKENRAPAYLALNPEGKVPTLLIDERPLTEVAAILFYLAKRYPAAALLPEGDSEAEAQAISWMSFLAAAVHPARRQGIDHARAVYAMADQRLGNREWALGRYSIADIHLFRLYWRFRNSLNPAQGEFTNLSRHYERMMARPAVQRTCEIEAAIGYELPA; this comes from the coding sequence ATGCTGACGCTCTACTTCGATCCGGGAACGAGCTCGATGGCGCCGCACATCGCGCTCAACGAGATCGGCCAACCGTTCGAGCGCCGGCCGATCTCGCTTGCGAAGAAGGAGAACCGCGCGCCCGCCTATCTGGCGCTCAATCCGGAAGGCAAGGTCCCGACCCTGCTGATCGATGAACGCCCGCTGACCGAAGTCGCCGCGATCCTGTTCTATCTGGCGAAGCGCTACCCCGCGGCGGCTTTGCTGCCCGAAGGCGATAGCGAAGCGGAAGCGCAGGCGATTTCGTGGATGTCGTTCCTTGCCGCCGCGGTCCATCCGGCGCGACGACAGGGGATCGACCATGCCCGCGCCGTGTACGCCATGGCCGACCAGCGCTTGGGGAACCGGGAGTGGGCGCTCGGGCGCTACTCGATCGCCGACATCCACCTCTTTCGCCTGTATTGGCGCTTCCGCAACTCGCTCAATCCGGCGCAAGGCGAGTTCACCAACCTCTCCCGCCACTACGAGCGCATGATGGCCCGCCCTGCCGTACAACGCACC
- the iolD gene encoding 3D-(3,5/4)-trihydroxycyclohexane-1,2-dione acylhydrolase (decyclizing): MPTIRLTMAEAILRYLAQQQVEIGRSRVPLFGGVFAIFGHGNVAGMGPALHANRQSLPTLRAHNEQAMAMAAIAYAKTHARRRMMACTSSVGPGATNMVTAAAVAHLDRLPVLFLPGDIFASRRPDPVLQQVEDFGDGTISANDCFKPVSRYWDRLTRPEQILECLPQAIRVLTDPVDCGPVTLALPQDVQAESYDYPREFFRPRLHRLRRPEPDRGELADALMLLKAARRPLVIAGGGVKYSQAERRLADLAASRGLPVGETQAGKGSLAWDDPANVGAIGVTGAASANQLAAEADVVLAVGTRLSDFTTGSRALFRNPNMRLIQLNVGSFDSAKHGALPLVADAERGIAALGRGLGRWKAPSGWTARARRLARAWWRDVARLTQPPSRGLPSDGQVLGAVNRAAGRASIMVCAAGGLPGELHKLWRAEDAKQYHLEYGFSCMGYEIAGGLGAKLAAPEREVYVLVGDGSYLMLNSEIATSVALGAKLIIVLLDNRGFGCIHRLQQATGGARFNNLLGAADPDIDFVLHARSLGAQSEKVADIAALEAALARAKRAKRTSVIVIDTDPHRGTAEGGAWWDVPVGERTRAASDYRRARKRQRLA, encoded by the coding sequence ATGCCGACCATCCGGCTCACCATGGCGGAAGCCATCCTACGCTACCTGGCCCAGCAGCAGGTGGAGATCGGGCGCAGCAGGGTGCCGCTGTTCGGCGGCGTCTTTGCCATCTTCGGTCACGGCAATGTCGCCGGCATGGGGCCGGCGCTCCACGCCAACCGGCAGAGTCTGCCGACCTTGCGCGCGCACAACGAGCAGGCGATGGCGATGGCCGCCATCGCCTATGCCAAGACCCATGCCAGGCGCCGGATGATGGCCTGCACCAGCTCGGTCGGGCCCGGCGCCACCAACATGGTCACCGCCGCCGCCGTCGCCCATCTCGACCGGCTCCCCGTCTTGTTCCTGCCCGGCGACATCTTCGCCTCGCGCCGACCCGACCCGGTCCTGCAGCAGGTCGAGGATTTCGGCGATGGGACGATCAGCGCCAATGATTGCTTCAAGCCGGTGTCGCGCTATTGGGATCGGCTGACCCGGCCGGAGCAGATCCTGGAATGCCTGCCGCAAGCCATCCGCGTGCTCACCGACCCGGTCGATTGCGGCCCGGTCACGCTCGCCTTGCCCCAGGACGTGCAGGCGGAAAGCTACGACTATCCCCGCGAATTCTTCCGGCCCCGGCTGCATCGGTTGCGCCGGCCCGAGCCCGATCGCGGCGAGCTCGCCGACGCGCTGATGCTCCTCAAGGCGGCGCGCCGGCCTCTGGTGATCGCCGGCGGCGGGGTCAAATACTCCCAGGCTGAGCGCCGTCTCGCCGACCTCGCAGCGTCTCGGGGACTCCCGGTGGGCGAGACCCAGGCCGGCAAGGGCAGCCTCGCCTGGGACGACCCCGCCAATGTCGGCGCCATCGGCGTCACCGGTGCGGCTTCCGCCAATCAGCTCGCCGCGGAGGCCGACGTGGTGCTTGCCGTCGGCACGCGGCTGAGCGATTTCACCACCGGCTCGCGGGCACTCTTTCGCAATCCGAACATGCGCCTCATCCAGCTCAATGTCGGCAGCTTCGATTCAGCCAAGCACGGTGCCTTGCCGCTGGTCGCGGATGCCGAGCGGGGCATCGCCGCCTTGGGCAGGGGTCTCGGTCGCTGGAAGGCGCCGTCGGGATGGACGGCGCGCGCGCGCCGCCTCGCCCGTGCCTGGTGGAGGGATGTCGCCCGGCTGACGCAACCGCCGAGCCGAGGCCTGCCCAGCGACGGCCAGGTTCTGGGGGCGGTCAATCGGGCCGCCGGCCGCGCCAGCATCATGGTGTGCGCCGCGGGCGGCTTGCCGGGCGAGCTGCACAAGCTCTGGCGTGCCGAGGACGCCAAGCAGTACCACCTGGAATACGGTTTCTCCTGCATGGGCTACGAGATCGCCGGCGGTCTCGGCGCCAAGCTCGCGGCACCCGAGCGCGAGGTCTATGTGCTGGTGGGCGACGGCAGCTACCTCATGCTCAACTCCGAGATCGCCACCTCAGTGGCGCTCGGCGCTAAGCTCATCATCGTGCTCCTCGACAATCGCGGCTTCGGCTGCATCCACCGCCTGCAGCAGGCAACCGGCGGCGCCCGCTTCAACAACCTCCTGGGTGCGGCCGATCCCGATATCGATTTCGTGCTGCATGCGCGAAGCCTGGGTGCCCAATCCGAGAAGGTCGCCGACATCGCGGCGCTGGAGGCGGCCCTCGCCCGCGCCAAGCGGGCCAAGCGGACGAGCGTGATCGTGATCGATACCGATCCCCATCGCGGCACCGCCGAGGGTGGAGCCTGGTGGGACGTTCCGGTCGGCGAGCGCACGCGGGCAGCCAGCGACTATCGACGGGCGCGCAAGCGGCAGCGGCTCGCGTAG
- the iolG gene encoding inositol 2-dehydrogenase — MLDFAQFGAGRIGAIHAGNIARSDRARLRYVVDVNRVAAERLAERHGAKATDVETALADPRVKAVLIASSTDTHADLAMAAARAGKAIFCEKPIDLSLKRVDQCLAVLKRTGAPMHVGFNRRFDPSFKAVHDRIAAGAIGTVEQVIITSRDPGLPPVEYIKVSGGQFRDMTIHDFDMARWLLGEEPSEVYATGSCLVDPKLAKLGDTDSVMVVMRTASGRLCHINNSRRAAYGYDQRIEVHGSMGMLQAGNQTPTMVTLADANAVSADKPLHFFLERYVDAYRHELDAVIDAILAKRKMPVGPENGRQALVLAEAAIKSLQSGKPVKVAPPRL; from the coding sequence ATGCTCGATTTTGCCCAGTTCGGCGCGGGCCGCATCGGCGCCATCCATGCCGGAAACATCGCCCGCAGCGACCGGGCGCGGCTGCGCTATGTCGTCGACGTCAATCGCGTCGCGGCGGAGCGGCTGGCCGAGCGGCACGGCGCGAAGGCGACCGATGTGGAGACCGCACTCGCCGATCCCAGGGTGAAGGCCGTGCTGATCGCCTCCTCGACCGACACGCACGCGGATTTGGCGATGGCGGCGGCGCGTGCCGGCAAGGCGATCTTCTGCGAGAAGCCGATCGACTTATCCTTGAAGCGTGTGGACCAGTGCCTCGCCGTGCTGAAGCGCACCGGCGCGCCCATGCATGTGGGTTTCAATCGCCGGTTCGATCCCAGCTTCAAGGCGGTGCATGATCGCATCGCCGCCGGCGCCATCGGCACGGTCGAGCAGGTGATCATCACCAGCCGCGACCCCGGCCTGCCGCCGGTCGAGTACATCAAGGTCTCCGGCGGCCAGTTTCGCGACATGACCATCCATGACTTCGACATGGCGCGCTGGCTCCTGGGCGAGGAGCCGAGCGAGGTCTATGCCACCGGGTCATGCCTGGTCGATCCCAAGCTGGCGAAGCTCGGGGATACCGACTCGGTGATGGTGGTGATGCGCACGGCCTCCGGCCGGCTCTGCCACATCAACAACAGCCGGCGAGCCGCCTACGGGTACGATCAAAGGATCGAGGTGCACGGCTCGATGGGCATGCTTCAGGCCGGCAACCAGACCCCGACCATGGTGACCTTGGCCGACGCCAATGCGGTCAGCGCCGACAAGCCGCTGCATTTCTTCCTGGAGCGCTATGTCGATGCCTACCGCCACGAGCTGGACGCGGTCATCGATGCGATCCTGGCCAAGCGGAAGATGCCGGTCGGTCCCGAGAACGGAAGGCAGGCCCTGGTCCTGGCCGAGGCCGCGATCAAATCCCTGCAGAGCGGCAAGCCGGTCAAGGTGGCGCCGCCGCGACTGTAG
- a CDS encoding ImmA/IrrE family metallo-endopeptidase — MIPTIRNARALSFAIRWRPIDAPGKASNHADIELRIDDTRIWPSGQVDDSFAWFADELLAHLTEYWKALVLQQTYPGSLQPPYPSALRHEANISSVSASQEIARKLAQEVDDFETAHNLASAFGGISGIPSLWLVREEMAMVVEPEGRNPYRVPLSGAITALNNVGDEICVRLRDSGDSRWSAIIAAWESRNGGDSVRIQSFAIGQDLETTRALIHDRFLASPNSVIDASNDNDELKIAARMSGILTIAEIEAILREVRSCGLRQTDTLDRLSQEALDFADDDRTDSLIHEAGIRAAKWLRQKLVLRPVDISDPFKFLADHNVDVRERSLNSPEVDAIACWGPRHGPAIIINRTSRRHKTPYTGPMARAGAIRATAAHEICHLLFDRGHTLPAAEVLGGRVAHWVEQRARAFAAAFLLLPSVAADKWHAHGRPMDEEGVNKALTALCARYQVTKSIAAWQLEHGLGSEVNPQLKRILDRVAPNRYAALP, encoded by the coding sequence ATGATCCCTACGATCCGTAACGCTCGCGCTTTGTCATTTGCTATCCGGTGGCGACCTATTGACGCTCCGGGGAAGGCAAGCAATCACGCCGATATCGAACTCAGAATCGACGATACACGCATTTGGCCCTCGGGTCAGGTTGATGACAGTTTTGCATGGTTTGCCGACGAGCTACTTGCGCATTTGACGGAGTATTGGAAGGCACTGGTGTTGCAACAGACCTATCCTGGTTCGTTGCAACCACCCTATCCTTCGGCTTTGCGGCACGAAGCGAACATCAGCTCCGTGTCAGCTAGCCAGGAGATCGCTCGAAAGCTTGCTCAGGAAGTCGACGATTTTGAGACGGCGCACAATCTGGCGTCGGCCTTCGGAGGTATTTCAGGGATCCCCTCCCTATGGTTGGTACGCGAAGAAATGGCAATGGTTGTCGAACCAGAAGGGCGCAATCCATATCGTGTGCCTCTTAGCGGCGCGATCACGGCACTCAACAATGTTGGTGACGAAATATGCGTCCGCCTTCGCGACAGCGGTGATAGCAGATGGAGTGCAATAATTGCTGCGTGGGAGTCCAGAAACGGAGGCGATTCGGTTCGGATTCAGTCGTTCGCAATAGGGCAAGATTTGGAGACCACTCGTGCGTTGATTCACGACCGCTTTCTCGCTTCGCCTAACTCAGTCATTGATGCGAGCAATGACAACGACGAACTCAAGATCGCGGCGCGCATGTCAGGCATCCTCACAATTGCGGAAATAGAAGCTATTTTGAGGGAAGTCAGGTCTTGTGGACTTCGGCAAACGGACACTCTCGACCGACTTTCTCAAGAAGCACTCGACTTTGCTGATGATGACAGAACGGATAGCCTAATTCATGAGGCCGGCATTCGTGCGGCGAAATGGTTGCGTCAGAAGCTCGTGCTGCGGCCGGTGGACATAAGTGATCCATTCAAATTTCTGGCAGATCACAATGTCGATGTTAGAGAGCGATCACTCAATTCGCCGGAGGTCGACGCAATTGCTTGTTGGGGACCACGCCACGGTCCGGCGATTATCATCAACCGAACGTCGCGGCGTCACAAGACACCGTATACAGGTCCGATGGCGCGTGCCGGTGCGATTCGCGCGACTGCTGCTCATGAAATCTGTCACCTGTTGTTCGATCGCGGGCACACACTTCCTGCGGCAGAGGTGCTTGGTGGTCGAGTAGCTCATTGGGTGGAGCAGCGTGCTCGTGCCTTCGCTGCTGCGTTCCTATTGCTGCCCTCAGTTGCTGCGGATAAGTGGCACGCGCATGGACGCCCCATGGATGAAGAAGGTGTAAACAAAGCTCTAACGGCTCTCTGTGCACGCTATCAAGTTACTAAGAGCATCGCGGCGTGGCAGCTCGAGCATGGTCTCGGCTCGGAGGTTAATCCTCAATTGAAACGAATTCTCGACCGCGTCGCACCAAATCGGTACGCGGCTCTGCCCTAA
- a CDS encoding Na/Pi cotransporter family protein has protein sequence MGTSVLIHLLGGVALLLWGLRMVRTGVLRAFGADLRRAVGVGLRNRLSAFGAGFAVTGLLQSSTATALMTASFAERGLVATAPALAVMLGADVGTSLVAQALSIDLGWLSPLLVLAGVAAFMVSSSTRWRDLGRAVIGLGLMLLALRLIVAASEPVRHSEVLQDVLQALGGEPLLALIVAIGLTWLAHSSLAIILLVMTLAQVGLVPIGLAFVLVLGANLGGALPAVLATWGGDVQARRVTVGNLGFRTAGVLVAMPLLDTIGPWVALLEPDIGRQVVNFHTLFNVTLAIVFLPLLPIAARLATRLLPATPHPDDPRKPRYLDPMAIDSPPLAIAAAARETLRMGDTLEGMLRDTLKVFKSADRKLADEISRRDDVVDSLHEAIKLYLTQVSREAMGDTDGRRCMEIIAFTTNLEHIGDIIDKNLIELAVKKMKHRLSFSDEGLREIEDLHASVLNTLRLSLALFMGGDVKMARQLLEEKVQFRERERAAAERHLERLRSGRIESIETSSLHLDILRDLKRIHSHLTSVAYPILEQTGELRQSRLATEPAPQA, from the coding sequence TTGGGCACTTCGGTTCTGATCCATCTCCTGGGCGGTGTCGCCCTCCTGTTGTGGGGCCTGAGGATGGTCCGCACCGGCGTGCTTAGAGCCTTCGGGGCGGATCTGAGACGGGCGGTCGGCGTCGGCTTGCGCAATCGCCTGTCCGCCTTCGGCGCCGGCTTTGCGGTGACCGGCCTCCTGCAGAGCAGCACGGCCACCGCGCTGATGACCGCCTCCTTCGCCGAGCGCGGCTTGGTGGCGACCGCCCCGGCCTTGGCGGTGATGCTGGGGGCCGATGTCGGCACCTCGCTCGTGGCCCAGGCCTTGTCGATCGACCTCGGCTGGCTGTCGCCGCTTCTGGTTTTGGCCGGCGTCGCCGCCTTCATGGTCAGCTCGTCCACCCGCTGGCGCGACCTCGGCCGGGCGGTGATCGGGCTTGGCCTCATGCTGCTGGCCCTCCGTCTCATCGTCGCCGCCTCGGAGCCGGTCCGCCATTCCGAGGTGCTGCAGGACGTGCTGCAGGCCCTCGGCGGCGAGCCGCTGCTGGCGCTCATCGTCGCCATCGGCCTGACCTGGCTCGCCCATTCCAGCCTCGCCATCATCCTCCTGGTGATGACCTTGGCCCAGGTGGGTCTGGTGCCCATCGGGCTCGCCTTCGTGCTGGTGCTGGGCGCTAATCTCGGCGGCGCCTTGCCCGCCGTGCTGGCGACCTGGGGCGGCGACGTGCAGGCACGCCGCGTCACCGTCGGCAATCTCGGATTCCGGACCGCAGGCGTCCTCGTCGCCATGCCCTTGCTCGACACCATCGGGCCGTGGGTCGCGCTGCTCGAGCCCGATATCGGCCGCCAGGTCGTCAATTTCCACACGCTATTCAACGTAACCCTGGCCATCGTCTTCCTGCCGCTGTTGCCGATTGCGGCGCGCCTTGCGACGCGTCTCCTGCCGGCCACGCCGCACCCGGATGACCCGCGTAAGCCGCGCTACCTCGATCCGATGGCGATCGACAGCCCGCCGCTCGCGATCGCCGCGGCGGCGCGCGAGACCTTGCGCATGGGCGATACTCTGGAAGGCATGCTGCGCGACACGCTCAAGGTCTTCAAGAGCGCCGACCGCAAGCTCGCCGACGAGATCTCGCGGCGGGACGATGTGGTCGACAGCCTGCACGAGGCGATCAAGCTCTATCTGACCCAGGTGAGCCGCGAGGCCATGGGCGATACCGACGGCAGACGCTGCATGGAGATCATCGCCTTCACCACCAACCTCGAGCATATCGGCGACATCATCGACAAGAACCTGATAGAGCTCGCGGTCAAGAAGATGAAGCACCGCCTCAGCTTCTCCGATGAGGGCCTGCGGGAAATCGAAGACCTGCATGCCTCGGTCCTGAACACGCTCAGGCTATCGCTGGCGCTCTTCATGGGGGGCGACGTCAAGATGGCGCGCCAGCTTCTGGAGGAGAAGGTGCAGTTCCGCGAGCGCGAGCGCGCCGCCGCCGAGCGGCATCTGGAGCGGCTCCGGAGCGGGCGGATCGAGAGCATCGAGACGAGCTCCTTGCATCTCGACATCCTGCGCGACCTGAAGCGCATCCACTCGCATCTGACCTCGGTCGCCTATCCCATCCTCGAGCAGACGGGCGAGCTCCGCCAAAGTCGGCTCGCAACCGAGCCCGCGCCCCAGGCTTAG
- the hisE gene encoding phosphoribosyl-ATP diphosphatase encodes MARFSANATAKDLPRTRTPLAAVEAVPALNSAGARTAVEAELLAHPLARLHLAIEACRGADPNASRTARLIGSGRTKMAKKLCEEAAEVAIAAVKSKREGVIAESADLLYHLAVLWSAIGIKPGDVWAEMDRREALLGIAEKRPKSVIRIQKPEAAKE; translated from the coding sequence ATGGCCCGATTCTCCGCGAATGCAACGGCAAAGGACCTGCCGAGAACTCGGACGCCGCTGGCGGCGGTGGAAGCGGTGCCCGCGCTGAATTCGGCGGGCGCACGGACGGCCGTGGAGGCGGAGCTTCTAGCGCATCCCCTGGCGCGGTTGCATCTGGCAATCGAAGCCTGCCGGGGGGCCGACCCGAACGCGTCTCGCACTGCCCGGCTCATCGGCAGCGGTCGCACCAAGATGGCGAAGAAGCTTTGCGAGGAAGCGGCCGAGGTGGCGATCGCGGCGGTCAAGAGCAAGCGCGAGGGCGTCATCGCCGAAAGCGCCGATCTCCTCTATCACCTGGCGGTCCTGTGGTCGGCGATCGGCATCAAGCCCGGCGACGTGTGGGCGGAGATGGATCGCCGCGAAGCGCTCCTCGGCATCGCCGAGAAGCGCCCCAAGTCAGTAATCAGAATTCAAAAGCCAGAAGCCGCGAAGGAATAG
- a CDS encoding aldehyde dehydrogenase family protein: MATAVKDLHPNLIGGEWRPSGEAAENVNPSNLADIVGLYARASAKDAAEAIDAAAAAFPAWSTGSIQARADLLDKIGTEIIARKDELGRLLAREEGKTLPEGIGEATRAGQIFKFFAGETVRIQGEKIASIRPGIDVEITREPVGVVGLITPWNFPIAIPAWKIAPALAYGNTVVFKPADLVPGCGWAIADIIQRAGAPKGVFNLAMGRGSVVGETILNSTKVAAISFTGSVETGRRIAQVAVGRMAKVQLEMGGKNPLVVLDDAELDIAVNCAVQGAFYSTGQRCTASSRLIVTEKIHDRFVDAVAAKIKALKVDDAVKPGTDIGPVVDAKQLKQDMDYVAVAQKEGGKLVAGGERLNRETEGFYMAPALISETSNAMRINREEVFGPVASVIRVKSYEEALATANDTPFGLSSGICTTSLKHASHYKRHAQAGMVMVNLPTAGVDYHVPFGGRKGSSYGPREQGRYAAEFYTTVKTAYTLP; encoded by the coding sequence ATGGCGACCGCAGTCAAGGATCTGCACCCCAATCTCATCGGCGGCGAATGGCGGCCTTCCGGCGAAGCGGCGGAGAACGTCAATCCCTCGAACCTGGCCGACATCGTCGGCCTCTACGCCCGGGCCAGCGCCAAGGATGCGGCCGAGGCGATCGATGCCGCCGCCGCCGCCTTCCCGGCCTGGTCCACCGGCTCGATCCAGGCCCGCGCCGACCTCTTGGACAAGATCGGCACCGAAATCATCGCCCGCAAGGATGAGCTCGGCCGGCTGCTCGCGCGCGAAGAAGGCAAGACCCTGCCCGAAGGCATCGGCGAGGCGACGCGCGCCGGCCAGATCTTCAAGTTCTTCGCCGGCGAAACCGTGCGCATCCAAGGTGAGAAGATCGCCTCGATACGGCCGGGGATCGACGTCGAGATCACCCGCGAACCGGTGGGCGTCGTCGGCCTGATCACGCCCTGGAATTTCCCGATCGCCATCCCGGCCTGGAAAATCGCGCCGGCGCTCGCCTACGGCAACACCGTGGTCTTCAAGCCGGCCGATCTGGTGCCCGGTTGCGGCTGGGCGATCGCCGACATCATCCAGCGCGCCGGCGCGCCTAAAGGCGTGTTCAACCTGGCGATGGGCCGCGGCAGCGTCGTCGGCGAGACGATCCTCAACTCAACGAAGGTCGCCGCCATCAGCTTCACCGGCTCGGTCGAGACCGGCCGGCGCATCGCCCAGGTGGCGGTCGGCCGCATGGCCAAGGTGCAGCTGGAGATGGGCGGCAAGAACCCGCTGGTGGTGCTCGACGACGCCGAGCTCGACATCGCCGTCAATTGTGCCGTGCAAGGTGCGTTCTATTCTACCGGCCAGCGCTGCACCGCCTCCTCCAGGCTGATCGTGACCGAAAAGATCCATGACCGCTTCGTCGATGCGGTGGCCGCCAAGATCAAGGCGCTCAAGGTCGACGACGCGGTCAAGCCCGGCACCGATATCGGCCCGGTGGTGGACGCCAAGCAGCTGAAGCAGGACATGGACTATGTCGCGGTCGCGCAGAAGGAGGGCGGCAAGCTGGTCGCCGGCGGCGAGCGCTTGAACCGCGAGACCGAGGGCTTCTATATGGCCCCTGCCTTGATCAGCGAGACCTCGAATGCCATGCGCATCAATCGCGAGGAGGTGTTCGGGCCGGTGGCGAGCGTGATCCGGGTCAAATCCTACGAGGAGGCGCTGGCGACCGCCAACGATACGCCTTTCGGCCTCTCCTCGGGCATCTGCACCACCTCGCTCAAGCATGCGAGCCACTACAAGCGGCACGCCCAGGCCGGCATGGTCATGGTCAACCTGCCGACCGCGGGCGTCGACTACCACGTGCCGTTCGGCGGCCGCAAAGGCTCGAGCTACGGCCCCCGCGAGCAGGGCCGCTACGCGGCCGAGTTCTACACCACGGTGAAGACCGCCTACACCTTGCCGTAG
- the kynA gene encoding tryptophan 2,3-dioxygenase — MQMSGSSASGSPAESGAHTDFAKEMSYGDYLQLDQLLSAQRLVSGSHDELLFITIHQATELWLKLALHELKAAIDRIRADDLSPSFKMLARVGRILSQLIQSWDVLSTMTPADYLSFRDQLGHSSGFQSYQYRLVEFVLGNKNRAMLAPHIHRPDIHGQLQSALESPSLYDEAIRLLGRRGLGIAKECLERDWSLPREPHASVSDAWLKVYRDTTRYWDLYELAEELVDLEDSVQQWRFRHATTVKRVIGFKRGTGGTAGVPYLYSRLEHVFFPELWQVRTEL; from the coding sequence ATGCAAATGAGCGGGTCTTCCGCCTCCGGGTCGCCGGCCGAGAGCGGCGCGCATACGGATTTCGCCAAGGAGATGAGCTATGGCGACTATCTCCAGCTGGATCAGCTCCTATCGGCGCAGCGGCTGGTCTCCGGCAGCCATGACGAGCTGCTGTTCATCACCATCCATCAGGCAACCGAGCTCTGGCTGAAGCTGGCGCTGCATGAGCTCAAGGCTGCGATCGACCGGATCCGCGCCGACGATCTGTCGCCGTCCTTCAAGATGTTGGCCAGGGTCGGGCGTATCCTCTCGCAGCTCATCCAATCCTGGGACGTGCTGTCGACGATGACGCCCGCCGACTATCTGTCCTTCCGCGATCAGCTCGGCCACTCATCGGGTTTTCAGTCCTACCAGTACCGGCTGGTCGAGTTCGTTCTCGGCAACAAGAACCGGGCGATGCTGGCCCCGCATATCCACCGCCCGGACATTCATGGGCAGCTGCAGAGCGCGCTCGAAAGCCCCAGCCTCTATGACGAGGCGATCCGGCTCCTGGGCCGCCGCGGCCTCGGCATCGCCAAGGAGTGTCTCGAGCGCGATTGGAGCCTGCCACGCGAGCCGCATGCTTCGGTCAGCGACGCCTGGCTCAAGGTCTACCGGGACACGACCCGCTACTGGGATCTGTACGAGCTGGCCGAGGAGCTCGTCGACCTCGAGGACAGCGTGCAACAATGGCGCTTCCGCCATGCCACTACGGTCAAGCGCGTCATCGGCTTCAAGCGCGGCACTGGCGGCACTGCGGGCGTTCCCTATCTTTATAGCCGGCTCGAGCACGTGTTCTTTCCCGAGCTCTGGCAGGTGCGTACCGAACTCTAA